A stretch of Chionomys nivalis chromosome 2, mChiNiv1.1, whole genome shotgun sequence DNA encodes these proteins:
- the LOC130870221 gene encoding olfactory receptor 1019, whose protein sequence is MDIENHSVVTEFIFVGITQDPQLQIIFFVVFLIVYLVNVVGNVGMIILIITDNQLHTPMYFFLCNLSFVDLGYSSAIAPRMLADCLTKHKVISFSSCATQFAFFVGFVDAECYVLAAMAYDRFVAICRPLHYSTLMSKKVCLALMLGSYLAGLVSLVAHTSLTFSLSYCGSNVINHFFCEIPPLLALSCSDTYISEILLFSLCGFIEFSTILIIFTSYAFILIAIIRMRSAEGRLKAFSTCGSHLTGVTLFYGTVMFMYLRPTSSYSLDQDKWASVFYTIIIPMLNPLIYSLRNKDVKAAFKKLIGKKS, encoded by the coding sequence atggatatagaaaatcaCTCAGTTGTGACTGAGTTCATCTTTGTAGGCATCACTCAAGATCCTCAGCTGCAGATCATCTTTTTTGTGGTCTTCCTCATTGTTTACCTGGTTAACGTTGTAGGGAATGTTGGCATGATCATCCTGATCATAACAGATAATCAGCTTCATACTCCTATGTACTTTTTCCTCTGCAACCTCTCCTTCGTCGACCTGGGCTACTCCTCAGCCATTGCTCCCAGGATGCTGGCTGATTGCCTCACGAAGCACAAAGTTATCTCTTTCTCCAGCTGTGCCacccagtttgctttctttgtgggttttgtgGACGCCGAGTGCTACGTCCTAGCTGCCATGGCATATGACCGGTTTGTGGCCATCTGCAGACCCCTCCACTATAGCACTCTCATGTCCAAGAAAGTCTGCTTGGCCCTGATGCTGGGCTCTTATCTGGCTGGCCTAGTCAGTTTGGTGGCCCATACTTCCCTCACGTTCAGCCTCAGTTACTGTGGTTCCAATGTCATCAACCACTTCTTCTGCGAAATCCCACCACTCCTGGCTCTCTCTTGCTCAGATACCTACATCAGCGAGATATTGCTGTTTAGTTTGTGTGGGTTCATTGAGTTCAGCACCATCCTTATCATTTTCACCTCCTACGCTTTCATCCTCATTGCAATCATCAGAATGCGATCAGCTGAAGGCCGCCTAAAGGCGTTTTCCACCTGTGGGTCTCACCTTACTGGCGTCACCCTGTTTTATGGTACAgtcatgttcatgtacctgaggCCAACATCCAGCTACTCCCTGGACCAAGACAAGTGGGCCTCAGTGTTCTACACCATTATCATTCCCATGCTGAACCCCTTGATCTACAGTTTGCGGAACAAGGATGTGAAAGCTGCCTTCAAAAAACTGATCGGAAAGAAATCTTAA
- the LOC130869906 gene encoding olfactory receptor 1020, producing MVRAVKGVQGKNETEVTEFILLGLSDNPDLQNILFALFLVIYIITLVGNLGMMALIKVDCSLHTPMYFFLGSLSFVDASYSSSVTPKMLANLLAEDKSISFNGCAAQFFFFGSFLGTECFLLAMMAYDRYAAIWNPLLYPVIMSGRICFMLVTTSFLAGFGNAAIHTGMTFRLSFCGFNKINHFYCDTPPLLKLSCSDTHINGIVIMAFSSFNVISCVLIVLISYLCILIAILKMPSAEGRHKAFSTCASHLMAVTIFFGTILFMYLRPTSSYSMEQDKVVSVFYTVVIPMLNPLIYSLKNKDVKEAIKKIVQKRVL from the coding sequence ATGGTCAGAGCCGTGAAAGGAGTCCAAGGTAAAAATGAGACAGAAGTGACAGAATTTATCCTTCTGGGGCTCTCAGACAATCCAGACCTGCAGAACATCCTCTTTGCATTGTTTCTGGTGATCTACATAATAACCCTGGTGGGTAATTTGGGCATGATGGCACTAATTAAGGTGGACTGCTCTCTGCACACACCTATGTACTTCTTTCTCGGCAGCCTTTCCTTTGTCGATGCCTCTTATTCTTCTTCTGTCACTCCTAAGATGCTGGCAAACCTCCTGGCTGAGGATAAGAGCATTTCTTTCAATGGCTGTGCTGCCCAGTTCTTCTTCTTTGGCTCCTTCTTGGGTACTGAGTGTTTCCTGCTGGCCATGATGGCATACGACCGCTATGCAGCCATTTGGAATCCCCTGCTGTACCCAGTTATCATGTCTGGGAGAATTTGTTTCATGTTGGTGACTACTTCCTTCCTAGCAGGCTTTGGCAATGCAGCCATCCACACAGGGATGACTTTCAGATTGTCCTTTTGTGGCTTTAATAAAATCAACCATTTCTACTGTGACACCCCGCCCCTGCTCAAACTCTCTTGCTCTGACACTCACATTAATGGCATCGTGATCATGGCTTTTTCCAGTTTCAATGTCATCAGCTGTGTTCTGATTGTTCTTATTTCTTACCTGTGCATCCTCATTGCCATACTGAAGATGCCCTCTGCAGAAGGAAGACACAAAGCATTCTctacctgtgcctcccacctCATGGCTGTCACCATCTTCTTTGGAACAATCCTGTTCATGTACTTGCGCCCTACCTCTAGCTACTCTATGGAGCAAGACAAAGTTGTCTCTGTGTTTTATACAGTAGTGATTCCCATGCTAAACCCTCTCATCTACagtttgaaaaataaagatgtgAAAGAGGCAATAAAGAAGATTGTACAGAAACGTGTGCTTTGA